The Amycolatopsis umgeniensis DNA segment TCCGGGAGCTGCTGCCGGTCCTGCGGGAGCGGGCGCAGGAGGCGGAGGACGCCCGGCGCGTTCCCGAAGAGTCCGTCAAATCCCTGCAGGAGACCGGATTCTTCAAGATGTTGCAGCCGAAGACCTTCGGCGGTCTCGAAACCGACCCGGTGAGTTTCTACACCGCGGTCAAACTCATCGCGAGCGCGTGCGGGTCCACGGGCTGGGTCGCCTCCATCCTCGGCGTCCACCCGTGGCACCTCGGCCTGTTCGAGGCGCAGGCGCAGCAGGACGTCTGGGGCGACGACGTCGAGGTCCGGATCTCCTCTTCGTACGCGCCGATGGGCAAGGCGGACGTCGTCGACGGCGGCTACCGGCTCAGCGGACGCTGGAGCTTCTCCTCGGGCTGCGACCACGCGACCTGGGTGCTGCTGGGCGGGCCGGTGTTCAAGGACGGCAAACCCGTCGACTTCTGCACGTACCTGGTGCCGATCTCCGACTACACGATCGAAGACGTCTGGGACACCGTGGGCCTGCGTGGCACCGGGTCCAACGACATCATCGTGAACGACGTCTTCGTCCCCAAGCACCGCGCGCTCAGCTTCATCGCGACGTCGAAGTGCAAGACGCCCGGCCAGGAGATCAACCCGGGGCCGCTGTACATGCTGCCCTACGGTTCGGTGCACCCGAGCACGATCACCGCGCCCATCATCGGGATGGCGCAGGGCGCCTACGACGCGCACGTCGAGTACCAGGGCAAGCGGGTCCGCGCGGCCTATGCGGGCGAACAGTCCAAAGAGGACCCGTTCGCCAAGGTGCGGATCGCCGAGGCGGCGAGCGAGATCGACGCGGCCTGGCTCCAGTTGACGCACAACATCGACGAGCTGTACCAGCTGGCGTGCAAGGGGGAGAAGCTGCCGTTCCCCACGCGGCTGCGGGTCCGCCGTGACCAGGTTCGCGGGACCGAGCGCGCGATCTTCGCGATCGACAGGCTCTTCGAAAACTCCGGCGGCCGGGCTTTGCAGGCCGGAACCCCGATCCAGCGGTTCTGGCGCGACGCCCACGCCGGCCGGGTGCACGCGGCGAACGACGCCGAACGCGCCTACGTCATGTTCGGAACCGGCGCCTTCGGGCTGCCCGTCGAGAATGCGATGGTCTGATGACCGAAGGAAAGTACGTCACCGTCCAAGATGGACTCAAGCTGCACTACCACGAAGCGGGTGTGGAGCATCCGGAAACGGTGATCCTCCTGCACGGCGGCGGTCCTGGCGCGTCGGCGTGGAGCAACTTCGGCCGCAACCTGCCGGTGTTCGCCAAGAACTACCGGACGCTGGCGATCGACCAGCCCGGATTCGGCCGCTCCGGCAAGCCGACCGAACATCCGCAGTACTTCCGCCACAGCGCGGACGCCGTCGTCGGGCTGATGGACGAACTCGGCATCGAGCGGGCGCATTTCGTGGGCAACTCGCTCGGCGGCGGCGCGTCCGTGCGGCTCGCGCTCAACCATCCGAAACGTACCGGGCGGTTGGTGCTGATGGGTCCGGGCGGGCTGAGCCTCAACCTGTTCGCGCCCGATCCCACCGAAGGCATCAAGAACCTCGGCCGGTTCAGCGCCCCACCGGGGCCCAGCCGGGAAAAGCTCGAAGCCTTCCTCCGGATCATGGTGCACGACCAGTCCTTGATCACCGACGAACTGATCGACGAGCGGTTCGCCGCCGCGAGCGCGCCGGAGTCCCTCGCCGCGATGAAGGCGATGGGCAAGTCGTTCGCCCAGCCCGAAACCTACGAGGAGGGCATGCTGTGGCGTGAGGCGCATCGCCTGCGCCAGCGCGTGCTGCTCATCTGGGGCCGGGAAGACCGGGTCAACCCGCTCGACGGTGCCCTGCTCGCGCTCAAGGCCATCCCGCGTGCCCAGTTGCACGTGTTCGGCGGCTGCGGCCACTGGGCGCAACTGGAGAAGTTCGACGAGTTCAACCGGCTGGCACTCGACTTCCTGGGAGCCTCCTGATGGGTATCCGTTCGCTCGCCTACCTCCGCATCGAAGCCACGGACATGGCCGCGTGGCGCGAATACGGGCTGAAGGTCCTCGGCATGGTGGAAGGCTCCGGCACGAATCCGGAAGCGCTGTACCTGCGCATGGACGACTTCCCGGCACGGCTGGTGGTCTTCCCCGGTGAGCACGACAGGCTCGCCGTGGCGGGCTGGGAGGTCGCCACCGCCGGCGAACTCGACGAAATCCGGGACTCGCTCGACGCACATTCCGTGCCGTACAAGGAGGGCACTCCGGATCAGCTGGCCGATCGCCGTGTCGACGGTCTGGTGTCCTTTGAGGACCCGTCGGGCAACACGCTCGAAGTGTTCCACGGGGTGGCGTTGCAGCATCGGCGCGTGGTGAGCCCATACGGCCACAAGTTCGTGACCGGTGAGCAAGGGCTCGGCCACGTCGTCCTGTCCACTCACGACGATGACGCGTCCCTGCGCTTCTATCGCGACGTCCTGGGGTTCCGGCTGCGGGACTCGATGAAACTGCCCCCGCAGATGGTCGGGAGGCCCGCCGACGGCGCGCCCGCGTGGCTGCGGTTCTTCGGGTGCAACCCGCGTCACCACAGTCTCGCGTTCCTGCCGATGCCGACTCCGAGCGGCATCGTGCACCTCATGGTCGAAGTGGAGAACACCGACGACGTCGGCCTCTGCCTCGACAGGGCCATCCGCCGGAAGGTGCCGATGTCGGCGACCCTCGGGCGGCACGTCAACGATCTGATGCTCTCGTTCTACATGAAGACCCCCGGCGGATTCGACGTCGAATACGGCTGCGAGGGAAGGCAAGTGGACGACGAGAGCTGGATCGCTCGAGAAAGTACGGCGGTTTCCTTGTGGGGACACGACTTTTCAGTCGGCGCCCGGCCTCCGGGGCAGTCGTGACCCCGGTGACGGATGTCGGATCGGGGATCGACGCGGCGCGGTTCCGGACGGCGCTCGGGCACTTCTGCACCGGTGTCGCCGTGGTGACCGGGCACGACGGCCGGGCACCGGTGGGGTTCGCGTGCCAGTCGTTTGCGGCGCTCTCCCTGGATCCGCCGCTGGTGTTGTTCTGCCCTGCCAAGACTTCGCGGACGTGGGCGGTGCTCGCCGAGTCCGGGAAGTTCGCCGTCAACGTGCTCGCCGAGCACCAGCAGGACGTCAGCGCGGTGTTCGGTGCACGGGGCGCGGACAAGTTCGCGTCGATCGACTGGACACCCGCGCCGTCCGGATCTCCTTTGCTGGCAGGGGCTTTGACGTGGATCGACTGCACGCTCGAGACCGTGCACGAGGCGGGAGACCACTACGTCGTCGTCGGCAGGGTCACCGCCCTCGGGGAACCGTCCGATGACCGGCCCCTGTTGTTCCACCGCGGGCGGTACACCGTGACGGAACCGGTGACGGACGCGCTCGCCGCTTTGATGCCTTGGCCACGTCCTGATGATTGGCTTTAACTGTAAAACTGAAAAAATGTAAAGCTGTCCTTTCCCGGTGCTTCCGCTTAGCGTTTTCGGCGGAAGCTCACCAAGGAATGGGGACAGCAACGTGAATTCTCGCAGACTGGCCGGAATCGGCTTGGCCGCCGTCGTCACGGTCTTGGCGGGTGTGACGCCGGCACAAGCCGCCGAGGGCGCGATCGTCGGCGCCGGTGCGGACGGCGTCATCGCCGACAGCTACATCGTCGTGCTCAAGGACGGTTCCACCGCCGACAAGCCTTCGCTGGCAAGCAAGTTCGGTGGGACCATCGAACGGCAGTACACGCAGGGAATCAGCGGTTTCTCGGCGGCGCTGGGCGAGCGGCAGGCGAAGCGTCTCGCGGCCGATCCGGCGGTCGCGTTCGTCGAGCAGAACAAGGTGCTGCACGCCGAAGCGACACAGACGAACCCGCCGTCCTGGGGGCTCGACCGCATCGATCAGCGCAATTTTCCGCTGGACAACAAGTACACTTACTCGACGACAGCTTCGAATGTGAACGTGTACGTTCTCGACACCGGTATTCGCGCCACGCACACGGATTTCGGCGGTCGCGTGAAGCAGGGCTACGATTTCATCGACAATGACACGAACGCGGACGACGGTTACGGTCACGGCACGCATGTCGCCGCCACCATCGCCGGTGCGAAATACGGTGTCGCCAAGGGTGCTTCGCTGTACCCGGTGCGGGTCCTCGGTTCCGATGGCAGCGGCACGACAGCGGGCGTGATCTCGGGCGTCAACTGGATCACCCAGAACGCCAAGAAGCCCGCCGTGGCCAACGCCAGCCTGGGCGGCGGCGCGTCGACCGCGCTGGACACCGCGGTGCGGAACTCCATCAAGGCGGGTATCACCTGGGCTGTCGCCGCGGGTAATTCCAACGTGAACGCCGCCAACACCTCGCCCGCCCGGGTCACCGAAGCACTCACGGTCGCCGCGGCGGACCGCACCGACCGCCGCGCTTCCTTCTCCAACTACGGTTCCGTGATCGACCTGTTCGCGCCGGGCGTCTCGATCACCTCGGCCTGGAAGGACAACGACACCGCGACCTACACCGGCGACGGTACTTCGTTCGCCGCTCCGCACGTGGCCGGTGCCGCGGCGCTGTACCTGTCGTCGCACACCGGCGCCACCGCGTCGCAGGTGGCACAGGCGCTGATCAGCGCTTCGACTCCGGGGAAGGTCACCAACCCCGGTAGCGGTAGCCCGAACCGCACGCTCTACGTCGGGTAGGTTCCCTCGGTGGTGGCTCGGTCCCGGCGTTGCGCCGGGACCGAGCTCTTTCGTCCCCGCGGCCGGGGAGGGCCGAGCAGGGAACGCAAAGCCGAAGGTGGCAAGGACAACAGCTGTTCGAGTTCGGCGAGCGCCCGGAGGGATTCCGGGCGTTCCGGTCTGCGTCTGCCGGACTGCCAATGGCTCAGCGTCGGCACACTGATGGAGACGCCGCGGAGTTCGAGGCGGTGGCGGATCCGGTCCAACGGCAGCCCGCTGGCCGTGATCGCCGCGCGGAGAGCTCGCGGGAACGGTTCTGGATGCAGGGTGGCGCCGGGGAAGATCTTCGGGGGCGTCATGCACTGAAAGTAAGAAGCCGTATCTGGAGTGTCAACGGCGTTCAGTGGTCGTCTCAGCCGGTGAACCCTCCGAAAGTCGGATCGGCTCACCCGCTTCGTGCAGGCTGCGCAACGCGAGCGCGTACGACTCGATCAGCCCCGTCTCGTGATACGGGACGCCGATTTCCGCGCAGTATCCTTGGACGATGGGCCGGGCGCGGCGAAGATGCGGCGACGGCATACTCGGGAACAGATGGTGCTCGATCTGGTAGTTGAGCCCGCCGAGCGCGACGTCGACCACCCTGCCGCCGCAGACGTTGCGCGACGTGAGCACCTGCTTGCGGAGGAAGTCGAGTTCGGTGTCGCCGGACAGGATCGGCATCCCCTTGTGGTTGGGCGCGAAGATCGATCCCATGTAGACACCCCACAGTGCTTTGTGGACGATGAAGAACACGAGCGCCTTACCGGGGGAGAGGACGACGAGCAGCGCGCTGAAGTAGAGCGCGAAATGCGCCAGCAGCAGGGCCGCTTCGATCCCGCGTCGCCGGATGCCCGGCTTCGAGACCGCGCGGATGCCGGAGAAGTGCAGGTTCAAGCCTTCGAGGGTGAGCAGCGGGAAGAACAGGAAAGCCTGGTAGCGGCCGATGAACCGGGGGAGCCCCTTGCTGGCCCTCGCCTGCTCCTTCGACCACACGAGGATGTCCGGATCGACGTCGGGGTCGAGGTCCTCGTGGTTCGGGTTCGCGTGGTGGCGGGTGTGCTTGTCCATCCACCAGCCGTAACTCATGCCGACGCCGAGGTTCCCGGCGATCCGGCCGGCGATCTCACTCGGACGGCGGGTCCGGAACACCTGGCGGTGCGCGAGATCGTGCGACAGCAAGGCTATCTGGCCGAACATCACCGCCTGGAAGGCGGCGATCCCCAGCTGCCACCAGGAATCCCCGATCGCGAAGAAGGCGACCCACCCGGCGACGAAGAGAGTGGCGACCAGGCCGATGCGGAACACGTAGTAGCCGGGGCGGCGGTCGAGAAGGCCCGCTTCGCTGATGCGGCGGGACAGGCGGGCGAAATCGCTGCCTGTGCGAAGGTTTGCGGTCACCGTTGTGAGTCTGGCTTGGGGTGGGGGCGGGGTGAATGTGGTGCGCAGGTGGGTCGGTGCGGGGGTTGGCCCTACCCTCGTGACCGGTGGGTGGCGTGTCGTCACGATTTCCCTTGCCCTCGACCGCACTCGAAGTTTTACCGTTTTCTCGTGACCTGCACGGTGTGGTCTCCGCACGGAAGTACCCAGAGGGGGCATGACATGACGACTCGCCAGATGTCCGACGTCGAACTGGCCGGACAGCCCGCCGCGTATTGGACCGGTGTCGCCTACGAAGCGCTCATCGCGTACACCCGGGCTCGGCAGGCCGAGAAAGGCTACACCCAGCCCCAGTTCTGGCTGCTCCGAAACCTGTCGGCGAACGACATTTCGCCCGACGCCCACGGAATGACCTTGGCCGAGTTGCGAGAGGCGATGGTCTCCTACATCCGCCCCGAGGACGATCTGGCCGCAGAGGCCGAAGTGCTCCTGGAACGTGGATGGCTGGCCCGGGACACCGAGGACCGGCTATGGCTCACCGAGGAGGGAGAACGGGCCCGCCTCGACCTCGCGCGCAACGCCCCCGCCATCCGCGCCGCACTCCACGAGGGCATCGACGACGCGGACTACGTCACGACGATGAAAGTGCTCAAGCGACTGATCCGCAATGCGGGCGGGACGGGTGCTTAGACGACACCTTGGGCTCAGATGGTCAGTGCACCGGCTGGAGCGCGAGTTGATCGCGTTCGGGTTAAAGCAGGAGAAGTCGTTTCGGGAGATCGGGGTTTGGCTTGGGCGGGATCATTCGGTGGTGTCTCGCGAGGTTGACCGTAATGGTGACAGCATTCATGGCGGTCGAACTCATGTTCGAGTATGATCATGGTTATGACCACATCTCTTGCTTTTAACCCGAAAGCCGCTTGTTTTCTCGATACCGCGTTTGCCGAGGAGGTGTCGCTACGACGGACACAGGGCCGTCAGGTGCGTGCGTTGGCCAGGTTCGCTGAAGCCGGTGGTTCGCGAAGATCGGTGACCGAGGAGGTCGCGTTGCGCTTCTCGGTCTCTCGCAATCAAGCGTCCTTGCTGCTGGAGATCTCGTGTGCTTTGGTGTCGCGTTTGCCGAATACGTTGGCGGCGCTGGAGGACGGTGACATCGATCTGTACAAGGCGTCGAAGGTCAGTCAGCTGACCCGTGAGGTCTCGGACGAGGTCGCCGCGCAGGTGGACGCGTTCATGGCCGGCCGGCTCGCCAAGCGTGACGCCGGGGCGATCCGTAAATCGGTGAACGGTGCGGTGCAGAAGTTCGACCGGGCGGGATATAAGGAACGGGCGGAGAAGAAACGCGCGCGACGGCATGTCTCGCTGGAACACGACGACGAGACCATGTCCACCCTGTCCGGCTTCCTGCCGTCCGAGGTGGCGTCCTCGATCTACGCGTCGATGAGCCGTGCCGCGCGGGCACGCCGGGCGCGGGACAAGTCCCGGACCCTGGACCAGCATCGTGCCGACGTGTTCGCCGAACGACTGCTCGCCGAGGACGGACACGGAAAACCTCGCGCGCATATCCACGTCTACGTCGATTTCCTGACCCTGGCCGGGGCGCGTGAGGATCCCGCGACCCTGGCCGGATACGGGCCGATCCCGGACTGGCTGGTCCGCGAGATCGCGGCGGACCCCGGCTCGACCTGGTCGCGGCTGATCACCGACCCCGCCACCGGGCAACTCCTGGAAGCCGGCGCCGGCACCTACCGGCCACCGGCCTCACTGGCGAGGCTGATCAAGGCACGGGACCGGGAATGCACCCACCCCGGCTGCCACCGCCCCGCCGAGTTCTCCGAGATCGACCACATCACCACCTGGGCGCGGAACGGCAAGACCGATCACCACAACTGCCACGGCGCCTGCAAAACCCACAACCTCCTCAAAGAAGAACCCGGCTGGACCGCGGAACCCACCGGCAACGGCGGCATGACCATCACCACCCCCACCGGACACACCTACCACGCCACACCCGAACCACTCCACGAACCACGACCAGAACCCGAGGACGACACCCCACCCTTCTGACCGGTGCCTGTTTCAGGACATCGTGAGCAGTTGCCCGACCTGTGGAGGAGCCTGATCCAAGGGCGCAGGCGGGTTCACTCGCCACGCCACCACCACCCGACGGCGGTCGGCGGGGTGATGGCGGAGGCGGTGCTGCCTACACCCCGGCAGCCGCCGCCCTCGCCGCATCGAAAGGAGCCCTGTCGAACACGATCCGCAACTCCACGATCTTCCCGTCCCGAACGGTGACCAGCTCGGCCCCGGGCGCACTCGGCACGGGCAGCGTCGCCGTGTCGTACATCAGCAGCGCCGTCGTCTCGTCCCCGAACGCCGAGAGCAGGTTCGACCCGGTCAGGATCTCGGTGAACGGGCCCATGAACCCGCGAAACGCCTCCGCGCCGGAAAGCTTCCCGGCGGGCGCGTGACAGACGATGTCGTCGGCGACGTGGGTCATCGCCTTCTCGAAGTCCTTGCCGGTCCACGCGTGGTGGTAGGCGAGCGCGATGTCCAAGGCGGGACTGGTCATGATGGTTCCTTTCGTCGACCTTCACTTCGTCAGACACCATCCCCGCCCGAAAGGGAACGGTGCCCCGCGAAATGACAGGATCACTCCCGTGAGGACAACGGACGAGCACGCGTTTCGCGAGC contains these protein-coding regions:
- a CDS encoding fatty acid desaturase, which codes for MTANLRTGSDFARLSRRISEAGLLDRRPGYYVFRIGLVATLFVAGWVAFFAIGDSWWQLGIAAFQAVMFGQIALLSHDLAHRQVFRTRRPSEIAGRIAGNLGVGMSYGWWMDKHTRHHANPNHEDLDPDVDPDILVWSKEQARASKGLPRFIGRYQAFLFFPLLTLEGLNLHFSGIRAVSKPGIRRRGIEAALLLAHFALYFSALLVVLSPGKALVFFIVHKALWGVYMGSIFAPNHKGMPILSGDTELDFLRKQVLTSRNVCGGRVVDVALGGLNYQIEHHLFPSMPSPHLRRARPIVQGYCAEIGVPYHETGLIESYALALRSLHEAGEPIRLSEGSPAETTTERR
- a CDS encoding HNH endonuclease signature motif containing protein, coding for MTTSLAFNPKAACFLDTAFAEEVSLRRTQGRQVRALARFAEAGGSRRSVTEEVALRFSVSRNQASLLLEISCALVSRLPNTLAALEDGDIDLYKASKVSQLTREVSDEVAAQVDAFMAGRLAKRDAGAIRKSVNGAVQKFDRAGYKERAEKKRARRHVSLEHDDETMSTLSGFLPSEVASSIYASMSRAARARRARDKSRTLDQHRADVFAERLLAEDGHGKPRAHIHVYVDFLTLAGAREDPATLAGYGPIPDWLVREIAADPGSTWSRLITDPATGQLLEAGAGTYRPPASLARLIKARDRECTHPGCHRPAEFSEIDHITTWARNGKTDHHNCHGACKTHNLLKEEPGWTAEPTGNGGMTITTPTGHTYHATPEPLHEPRPEPEDDTPPF
- a CDS encoding S8 family peptidase; protein product: MNSRRLAGIGLAAVVTVLAGVTPAQAAEGAIVGAGADGVIADSYIVVLKDGSTADKPSLASKFGGTIERQYTQGISGFSAALGERQAKRLAADPAVAFVEQNKVLHAEATQTNPPSWGLDRIDQRNFPLDNKYTYSTTASNVNVYVLDTGIRATHTDFGGRVKQGYDFIDNDTNADDGYGHGTHVAATIAGAKYGVAKGASLYPVRVLGSDGSGTTAGVISGVNWITQNAKKPAVANASLGGGASTALDTAVRNSIKAGITWAVAAGNSNVNAANTSPARVTEALTVAAADRTDRRASFSNYGSVIDLFAPGVSITSAWKDNDTATYTGDGTSFAAPHVAGAAALYLSSHTGATASQVAQALISASTPGKVTNPGSGSPNRTLYVG
- a CDS encoding helix-turn-helix domain-containing protein; amino-acid sequence: MRAGRVLRRHLGLRWSVHRLERELIAFGLKQEKSFREIGVWLGRDHSVVSREVDRNGDSIHGGRTHVRV
- the hsaC gene encoding iron-dependent extradiol dioxygenase HsaC, with product MGIRSLAYLRIEATDMAAWREYGLKVLGMVEGSGTNPEALYLRMDDFPARLVVFPGEHDRLAVAGWEVATAGELDEIRDSLDAHSVPYKEGTPDQLADRRVDGLVSFEDPSGNTLEVFHGVALQHRRVVSPYGHKFVTGEQGLGHVVLSTHDDDASLRFYRDVLGFRLRDSMKLPPQMVGRPADGAPAWLRFFGCNPRHHSLAFLPMPTPSGIVHLMVEVENTDDVGLCLDRAIRRKVPMSATLGRHVNDLMLSFYMKTPGGFDVEYGCEGRQVDDESWIARESTAVSLWGHDFSVGARPPGQS
- a CDS encoding nuclear transport factor 2 family protein, producing MTSPALDIALAYHHAWTGKDFEKAMTHVADDIVCHAPAGKLSGAEAFRGFMGPFTEILTGSNLLSAFGDETTALLMYDTATLPVPSAPGAELVTVRDGKIVELRIVFDRAPFDAARAAAAGV
- the hsaA gene encoding 3-hydroxy-9,10-secoandrosta-1,3,5(10)-triene-9,17-dione monooxygenase oxygenase subunit; its protein translation is MSEHAAQDVIAGIRELLPVLRERAQEAEDARRVPEESVKSLQETGFFKMLQPKTFGGLETDPVSFYTAVKLIASACGSTGWVASILGVHPWHLGLFEAQAQQDVWGDDVEVRISSSYAPMGKADVVDGGYRLSGRWSFSSGCDHATWVLLGGPVFKDGKPVDFCTYLVPISDYTIEDVWDTVGLRGTGSNDIIVNDVFVPKHRALSFIATSKCKTPGQEINPGPLYMLPYGSVHPSTITAPIIGMAQGAYDAHVEYQGKRVRAAYAGEQSKEDPFAKVRIAEAASEIDAAWLQLTHNIDELYQLACKGEKLPFPTRLRVRRDQVRGTERAIFAIDRLFENSGGRALQAGTPIQRFWRDAHAGRVHAANDAERAYVMFGTGAFGLPVENAMV
- a CDS encoding transcriptional regulator yields the protein MTPPKIFPGATLHPEPFPRALRAAITASGLPLDRIRHRLELRGVSISVPTLSHWQSGRRRPERPESLRALAELEQLLSLPPSALRSLLGPPRPRGRKSSVPAQRRDRATTEGTYPT
- a CDS encoding MarR family winged helix-turn-helix transcriptional regulator, coding for MTTRQMSDVELAGQPAAYWTGVAYEALIAYTRARQAEKGYTQPQFWLLRNLSANDISPDAHGMTLAELREAMVSYIRPEDDLAAEAEVLLERGWLARDTEDRLWLTEEGERARLDLARNAPAIRAALHEGIDDADYVTTMKVLKRLIRNAGGTGA
- the hsaB gene encoding 3-hydroxy-9,10-secoandrosta-1,3,5(10)-triene-9,17-dione monooxygenase reductase subunit; the protein is MTPVTDVGSGIDAARFRTALGHFCTGVAVVTGHDGRAPVGFACQSFAALSLDPPLVLFCPAKTSRTWAVLAESGKFAVNVLAEHQQDVSAVFGARGADKFASIDWTPAPSGSPLLAGALTWIDCTLETVHEAGDHYVVVGRVTALGEPSDDRPLLFHRGRYTVTEPVTDALAALMPWPRPDDWL
- the hsaD gene encoding 4,5:9,10-diseco-3-hydroxy-5,9,17-trioxoandrosta-1(10),2-diene-4-oate hydrolase, producing MTEGKYVTVQDGLKLHYHEAGVEHPETVILLHGGGPGASAWSNFGRNLPVFAKNYRTLAIDQPGFGRSGKPTEHPQYFRHSADAVVGLMDELGIERAHFVGNSLGGGASVRLALNHPKRTGRLVLMGPGGLSLNLFAPDPTEGIKNLGRFSAPPGPSREKLEAFLRIMVHDQSLITDELIDERFAAASAPESLAAMKAMGKSFAQPETYEEGMLWREAHRLRQRVLLIWGREDRVNPLDGALLALKAIPRAQLHVFGGCGHWAQLEKFDEFNRLALDFLGAS